A single region of the Candidatus Protochlamydia amoebophila UWE25 genome encodes:
- a CDS encoding NTP/NDP exchange transporter, with amino-acid sequence MSQQESEFGKLRAFFWPIHGHEVKKVLPMMLMLFLICFNYSILRNVKDAIVVTAKASGAEVIPFIKVWVLLPTAVLFTLIFTKLSNRFSQEKVFYIVISTFLLFFGSFTYIFYPLRDVLHPHQLCDYLETILPAGFKGLIAMFRNWSFTLFYVICELWGSIVLTVLFWGFANEITKMTEARRFYSMLGVIASFAATIAGIIANLLSNDQSWEQTLNILMVAVIVSGTIAMVIFRWMNKNVLNGPEFQEFHEAKRIQKMKKRLSIRESFTYLANSKYLICIAVLVISYNLVINLVEIVWKDQLRQLYSSALDYNRYMNNMTSAVGIIATITSLFMSTMITRFGWTRTALVTPTIMLVTSVGFFAFMLFRNDLADPVYILTGTTPLTIAVFFGAAQVCMSKACKYSVFDSTKEMAFIPLDYESKLKGKAAIDGVGSRLGKSGGSLIHQSLLMIFATVSSSAPYVAVILIGVIIVWMLCVRSLGKQFAAIIGEKAREDIGESTPRTSEEQVLHPLKAAS; translated from the coding sequence ATGTCTCAACAAGAATCAGAGTTTGGTAAATTGAGGGCATTTTTTTGGCCTATTCACGGCCATGAAGTCAAAAAAGTGCTGCCGATGATGTTGATGCTATTTTTGATTTGTTTCAACTATAGTATTTTACGCAATGTTAAAGATGCTATTGTTGTGACTGCTAAGGCTTCAGGGGCTGAAGTTATTCCATTTATTAAAGTATGGGTGCTGTTACCCACGGCAGTCTTATTTACTTTAATTTTTACTAAGTTGTCTAACCGTTTTAGCCAAGAAAAAGTTTTTTATATTGTCATTTCTACATTTTTGCTATTTTTTGGTTCGTTTACTTATATTTTTTATCCTTTACGTGACGTACTACATCCTCATCAACTATGCGATTACTTAGAAACGATTTTACCAGCGGGATTTAAAGGATTAATTGCCATGTTCCGTAATTGGTCATTTACTTTGTTTTATGTAATTTGTGAACTTTGGGGCAGTATTGTTTTAACTGTCCTTTTTTGGGGATTTGCGAATGAAATCACAAAAATGACTGAAGCTCGTCGTTTTTATAGTATGCTTGGTGTCATTGCAAGTTTTGCCGCGACGATAGCAGGAATCATAGCCAATCTTCTTTCTAATGATCAAAGTTGGGAACAGACTTTAAATATTCTCATGGTTGCTGTAATTGTAAGTGGAACGATAGCCATGGTTATTTTTCGTTGGATGAATAAAAATGTACTCAATGGCCCAGAATTCCAAGAATTCCATGAAGCAAAACGCATTCAAAAAATGAAAAAAAGATTATCGATCCGAGAAAGTTTTACCTATCTCGCTAATTCTAAATATCTTATTTGTATTGCAGTTTTAGTTATTTCTTATAATCTTGTCATTAACTTAGTTGAAATTGTATGGAAAGACCAGCTTCGCCAACTTTATTCGTCAGCCCTTGATTATAATCGCTATATGAATAACATGACATCAGCAGTCGGAATTATTGCCACAATCACATCCTTATTTATGTCTACAATGATTACTCGGTTTGGATGGACACGGACAGCTCTAGTAACACCGACTATTATGCTTGTCACAAGTGTGGGATTTTTTGCTTTTATGCTATTTCGAAATGATTTGGCTGATCCTGTTTATATATTAACAGGAACGACACCTTTAACTATAGCCGTCTTTTTTGGTGCAGCTCAAGTCTGCATGAGTAAAGCCTGTAAGTATTCTGTTTTTGATTCTACAAAAGAAATGGCTTTTATCCCTCTGGATTATGAAAGTAAATTGAAAGGAAAAGCTGCGATTGATGGTGTGGGTTCTCGTCTTGGTAAATCGGGCGGTTCCTTAATTCATCAAAGTTTATTGATGATTTTTGCAACTGTTAGCTCCAGCGCTCCTTATGTAGCTGTGATCTTAATTGGCGTTATCATTGTTTGGATGCTCTGCGTACGTTCATTAGGTAAGCAATTTGCTGCTATTATTGGGGAAAAGGCTCGAGAAGATATTGGTGAATCTACTCCAAGAACGAGTGAAGAGCAAGTTTTACATCCCTTAAAAGCTGCATCTTAA
- a CDS encoding CDP-alcohol phosphatidyltransferase family protein, giving the protein MLIFTPSNVLSFLRGPLALAFIVDHPFYRSLVIILAMLTDSLDGYLARRFRMTSQIGAFLDPLMDKIFVFTVALIFMYEGRLETWEALTLISRDFAVLLFGLYLAIKGNWAFRFRSIWSGKVTTALQFFVLLALTFHYTIPHFVFYSFILLGFVALCELYIVEKKELKIKIARPMSL; this is encoded by the coding sequence ATGCTAATTTTTACACCATCAAATGTTCTGTCTTTTTTAAGAGGGCCACTCGCACTGGCATTTATTGTTGATCATCCTTTTTATAGAAGTTTAGTAATCATTTTAGCCATGTTAACAGATAGCTTAGATGGATATCTTGCTCGTCGATTTCGAATGACAAGCCAGATTGGAGCTTTCTTAGACCCTTTGATGGATAAGATATTTGTTTTTACAGTTGCTCTTATATTTATGTATGAAGGGAGATTGGAGACTTGGGAAGCCTTGACCTTAATTTCGCGAGACTTCGCTGTATTATTGTTTGGGCTTTATCTAGCTATTAAAGGAAATTGGGCATTTCGATTTCGCTCTATCTGGTCTGGTAAAGTGACAACAGCTTTACAATTTTTTGTTTTATTAGCCTTAACGTTTCACTATACGATTCCTCACTTCGTATTTTATTCTTTCATTTTGCTAGGTTTTGTAGCTCTATGTGAACTATACATCGTTGAAAAAAAAGAATTAAAGATTAAAATCGCCCGTCCTATGTCCCTATAA